A section of the Chryseobacterium scophthalmum genome encodes:
- a CDS encoding restriction endonuclease subunit S — protein MKFVKLADIVTIKKGKKPIFSKSPNEKSARVLQIGDLRDDSNIKYTDEISGVLVNEEDILLAWDGANAGTIGYGKTGYIGSTIAVLRKKNSKDYATTFIGKFLQSQFKYLRSRATGATIPHIDRKTLESLKLPVIDVAEQNLIAQLLTKAENLIIERKDSIVLLDELIKNCFLKMFGDPVTNGKKYNSVILDNICDNIFLGLTSKVDYVEEGGYPLIRATDINSGKLAFKNVKYISERQHKLITKNRITKKGDLLVSKSGSLGTCAIVDSDKEFTTYESIITIQSKKEFLNNYYLLYLIRNNNFQTKMLGGKVGGTVGHLNLQMFRNMKINLPPIELQSQFAAIVEKVENLKTNYEACLKELENMYGILSQKAFKGELNLSNVDLELSKEDIKIQGAGSLESPKEVEKFPIFLEKKKRIIDISLDEYYEIPEDIVAKYGSIEVQHEDKEFLLKKIFYDIPIDLNKLEEIYNKKNYEKGSYFVYEDWKEFIFKELSKSNSFIKQKFNTKSNQIELLINEIKKS, from the coding sequence ATGAAGTTTGTAAAACTTGCAGATATTGTTACAATTAAAAAAGGTAAAAAACCTATATTTAGTAAATCACCAAATGAAAAATCTGCAAGGGTATTACAGATTGGTGATTTAAGAGATGATAGTAATATTAAATACACGGATGAAATTAGTGGTGTCTTAGTTAATGAAGAAGATATTTTGTTAGCTTGGGATGGCGCAAATGCAGGCACGATTGGATATGGCAAGACGGGCTATATCGGAAGTACAATTGCAGTTTTAAGAAAAAAAAATTCTAAAGATTATGCTACAACTTTTATTGGTAAGTTTTTGCAAAGTCAATTTAAGTATTTACGAAGCAGAGCTACTGGAGCTACAATTCCTCACATAGATAGAAAAACTTTAGAAAGTTTAAAATTACCTGTAATTGATGTCGCAGAACAAAATCTGATAGCACAATTACTCACTAAAGCTGAAAACTTAATTATTGAACGCAAAGATAGTATTGTTCTTTTAGATGAACTGATAAAGAACTGTTTTTTAAAGATGTTTGGTGATCCTGTTACTAATGGAAAAAAATACAACTCAGTAATCTTAGATAACATATGTGATAACATTTTTTTAGGTCTAACTTCCAAGGTAGATTATGTCGAGGAGGGAGGTTATCCTCTAATCAGAGCCACAGATATCAATTCAGGTAAATTAGCTTTCAAAAATGTTAAATACATATCTGAGAGGCAGCATAAACTAATCACAAAAAATAGAATCACAAAAAAAGGTGATTTATTAGTTAGTAAATCCGGTTCATTAGGTACATGCGCTATTGTTGATAGTGATAAAGAATTTACTACTTATGAAAGTATAATAACCATTCAATCTAAAAAAGAATTTTTGAATAATTATTATCTTCTCTATTTAATCAGGAATAACAATTTTCAAACTAAAATGTTAGGAGGAAAAGTTGGTGGTACAGTTGGCCACCTTAATCTTCAAATGTTTAGAAATATGAAAATTAATTTACCACCTATTGAACTCCAAAGCCAATTTGCTGCAATCGTTGAAAAAGTAGAAAATTTAAAAACGAATTATGAAGCTTGTTTAAAGGAGTTAGAGAATATGTACGGAATTTTAAGTCAAAAGGCTTTTAAAGGTGAGCTAAATTTGAGTAATGTTGATTTAGAATTATCCAAAGAAGATATAAAAATACAAGGAGCAGGTTCTTTAGAATCTCCTAAAGAAGTTGAAAAGTTTCCAATTTTTCTAGAAAAAAAGAAACGTATCATAGATATATCACTTGATGAATATTATGAAATTCCTGAAGATATTGTGGCAAAATACGGAAGCATTGAAGTCCAGCATGAAGATAAGGAGTTTTTGCTAAAAAAAATCTTCTACGATATTCCAATTGATTTAAATAAACTAGAGGAGATTTATAATAAAAAAAATTATGAAAAAGGAAGTTACTTTGTATATGAAGATTGGAAAGAGTTTATTTTTAAAGAATTATCAAAATCTAATTCATTTATAAAACAAAAATTCAATACCAAAAGCAATCAAATAGAATTACTAATTAATGAAATTAAAAAGTCTTAA
- a CDS encoding restriction system-associated AAA family ATPase, which translates to MKLKSLKLHSQFRSLQAGFEIDFLNEQNSDKLWDFMPYCLVGRNGSGKSNILEVLAEIFYHIECIYLDFKPNGFNGEGKFKKVSTDGFFAESCNPDAFELEYYYYINGNYPRKNYSSDFNIGYDAHIKIEKKINESPKVYWLNRKECVAIETTLLERIEVKDFLPDFIVAYSSGENQIINLPFFKMRFIQYDEYLYRLVKDLDYIKPESRFVYLDEYYNQAVLLSIYLLRDKKTLAPFKKELGLDDIKSFRLIIKQDQFEKVHSDVFKTIPQEDKKDKSKITRELTSLVSKSIERLKACSTTSYFKHDTKELILDYFVNKECREAFKFHFADDAFELFRTFQVLLNLNNCKTPKKIKEKVYHSKNIYINQDVIPLPYDEERIFKFKEVVLKKDKVDEVIYTKSLSDGEYQFIHSIGLCLLFRDTNSLFLLDEPETHFNPDWRSNFISTLRDCLKQDEVGSLDNRRDLLITSHSPFIVSDCQPENVIIFDKQNKKVEHQTAKDKGIRTFGTSANILTEDIFGKKESISKLSLEIIERIKNMPLNSPEEILAAKEEARILGESVEKVLLFRELIIKENELNKLND; encoded by the coding sequence ATGAAATTAAAAAGTCTTAAGTTACATTCGCAATTTCGAAGCCTGCAAGCAGGTTTCGAAATAGACTTTCTAAATGAGCAAAATTCAGATAAGTTGTGGGATTTTATGCCCTATTGTTTGGTAGGTAGAAATGGTTCAGGAAAGTCAAATATACTTGAAGTTTTAGCAGAGATTTTTTATCATATTGAATGTATCTATTTAGATTTTAAGCCTAATGGTTTTAATGGTGAGGGAAAATTTAAAAAAGTGAGTACCGATGGCTTTTTTGCTGAAAGTTGTAATCCTGATGCTTTTGAATTAGAATATTATTATTACATAAATGGTAATTATCCTAGAAAAAATTATAGTTCTGATTTCAATATTGGTTATGATGCTCACATAAAGATTGAAAAAAAAATTAATGAATCTCCTAAAGTATATTGGTTAAATAGAAAAGAATGTGTTGCGATTGAAACCACTTTACTTGAAAGAATTGAGGTTAAAGATTTTTTACCCGACTTTATAGTAGCTTATTCATCAGGTGAAAACCAAATTATAAATCTCCCTTTTTTTAAAATGCGGTTTATACAATATGATGAATACTTGTATAGATTAGTTAAAGACTTAGATTATATTAAACCTGAAAGTCGGTTTGTATATTTAGATGAGTACTACAATCAAGCCGTCTTGCTATCAATTTACTTATTACGAGATAAAAAAACTCTTGCTCCGTTTAAAAAAGAACTAGGACTTGATGATATAAAATCTTTTAGGCTAATTATTAAACAAGATCAATTTGAAAAAGTTCACAGTGATGTTTTCAAAACAATTCCACAAGAGGATAAGAAAGATAAAAGTAAAATTACCCGCGAATTGACATCTTTGGTTAGTAAATCTATTGAACGTTTAAAAGCGTGTAGTACAACCTCTTATTTTAAACACGATACCAAAGAACTTATATTAGATTATTTTGTAAATAAAGAATGTAGAGAAGCTTTTAAATTTCATTTTGCAGATGATGCTTTCGAATTATTTAGAACTTTCCAAGTTTTACTAAACTTGAATAATTGTAAAACCCCAAAAAAGATAAAGGAGAAAGTTTATCATTCTAAGAACATTTATATTAATCAGGATGTGATTCCGCTGCCTTATGATGAAGAACGAATCTTTAAATTTAAGGAAGTTGTTTTAAAGAAAGATAAAGTTGATGAAGTAATTTACACCAAATCTTTATCAGATGGTGAATATCAATTTATTCATTCCATAGGATTATGTTTGTTGTTTAGAGATACTAATTCTTTGTTTTTGTTAGACGAACCTGAAACACATTTTAATCCAGATTGGCGTTCTAATTTTATTTCAACATTAAGAGACTGTCTTAAACAAGATGAAGTAGGCTCCTTAGATAATAGAAGAGACCTGTTAATTACTTCTCACTCACCATTTATAGTATCAGATTGCCAACCGGAAAATGTTATTATTTTTGATAAGCAAAATAAAAAAGTAGAACATCAAACTGCAAAAGACAAAGGCATAAGAACTTTCGGAACTTCAGCTAATATTTTAACGGAAGATATTTTTGGTAAAAAAGAATCTATATCTAAACTTTCATTAGAAATTATTGAAAGAATTAAAAATATGCCGTTAAATAGTCCTGAAGAAATATTAGCTGCTAAAGAAGAAGCAAGAATATTAGGAGAGTCAGTAGAAAAGGTATTGTTATTTAGAGAACTGATTATTAAAGAAAACGAATTGAATAAGCTAAATGATTAG
- a CDS encoding helix-turn-helix domain-containing protein — protein sequence MDEEKDVIIVICKHIYTNWISKAESQREFAAKCGIEESTVRRIKNIALGTSKTDYNMSIRTLIKICRKEEISLEYFFGNIKY from the coding sequence ATGGACGAAGAGAAAGACGTAATTATTGTTATTTGTAAACACATCTATACTAACTGGATTTCAAAAGCAGAATCGCAAAGAGAGTTTGCGGCTAAATGTGGTATAGAAGAGAGTACTGTGAGAAGAATTAAAAATATTGCATTAGGTACATCAAAAACCGATTACAACATGTCTATAAGGACTTTAATCAAAATTTGTAGAAAAGAAGAAATAAGTCTAGAATATTTTTTTGGAAATATAAAATATTAG
- a CDS encoding SusC/RagA family TonB-linked outer membrane protein, whose protein sequence is MKKSYNAIGSMGFALMLTAICGSVQAQTKTVTGKVTVGKGDQMLPLSGVSVSQVGSDQTSVTNAQGVYRLEISVDSSIANRDRNGNGGAVLVFRHPEYSEQRVSLGSRSVVDVGMVVGNDGDGSGKVQGIEEVVLNAGYYKVRDKERTGSIAKISAKDIENQPVTNVLSSAQGRMAGVSITQNSGTPGGGFDIQIRGRNSLRNKSNSEVDGNQPLYVIDGVPFGSEMTSLYSQVILPSRSINPLNSINPNDIEKIEILKDADATAIYGSRGANGVVLVTTKKGRSGKLGVTFNSSYGISQMMSNLKMMNTEQYLGMRRQAFTNNNITVIPATAYDLNGQWETNRMTDWEKVLIGNTATNNISQLSLTGGSETTSFLVSINHNRQTTVFGEDFRYKTTGLLLQFSHRSADKKFQLNASNNFSIQKNNVPRSDNTRQSYLMAPNAPALYNADGSINWQNNTWANPLAAYNSTYTNENRQFLTSINVQYELIPDLYVKLNGGLNYQTFDELSLQPNTMYNPAFANGQTSATSIAYQNSQDRTSIIIEPQLSYLWQRNDHKIDALVGGTFQSDTSEQGSMVGIGFESNLFLSNIGAAKTKTVSDQLTKEYRYAAVFGRLNYQFKKKYILNITGRRDGSSRFGPNNKFANFGAVGAAWLFDKEKLFEKLDWLSFGKLRGSLGTAGSDNIGDYQYIDSYAISANHSYNNVTGLIPPRLYNPNYSWEKTTKLEAALEMGFFKNRLNLTTAWYRNRSSNQLIGYQLPATTGFSSVLANLNAEVENRGWEFELTARPFSGKFKWETGINITFPKNRLISFPGLEGSTYSNQYMIGQSTSIVKLYELTGIDTQTGAYVFTNFNGDGKISSPDDNRIVEDLSVQYFGGWNNSFDMGQWNFSFLFQFVKQQGRNYNNIMTIPGSMNNQPIEVLNVWSSSNPQGVYMPYTTLSSTSHNLFQNSTASVSDASFIRLKNIQLSYTIPLKSNMFRNVKIYAQGQNLLTMTNYFGLDPESSVIGFLPPLKTYSFGLQLTL, encoded by the coding sequence ATGAAAAAATCCTATAATGCTATAGGAAGTATGGGCTTTGCCTTGATGTTGACAGCAATCTGCGGTTCAGTTCAGGCTCAGACCAAGACCGTTACGGGAAAGGTTACCGTAGGGAAAGGAGATCAAATGTTGCCTCTTTCGGGAGTCAGTGTTTCTCAAGTTGGAAGTGACCAGACTTCGGTTACTAATGCTCAAGGTGTTTATCGGTTGGAAATTTCTGTAGATAGTTCGATTGCGAATAGGGATAGGAATGGAAATGGGGGTGCAGTCCTTGTCTTTAGGCATCCTGAATATTCTGAGCAGAGGGTTTCTTTGGGGAGTCGGTCTGTTGTTGATGTTGGGATGGTTGTAGGAAATGATGGAGATGGAAGTGGTAAGGTGCAAGGGATTGAGGAGGTGGTGTTGAATGCGGGATATTATAAGGTTAGGGATAAGGAGAGGACTGGTAGTATTGCTAAGATTTCTGCGAAGGATATTGAGAACCAGCCTGTGACGAATGTTCTTTCGTCTGCGCAAGGGAGAATGGCGGGGGTTTCGATTACTCAGAACTCGGGAACTCCGGGAGGTGGTTTTGATATTCAGATCAGAGGGAGGAACTCGCTTCGTAACAAAAGTAATTCTGAAGTTGACGGAAATCAACCTCTATACGTGATAGATGGAGTGCCATTCGGTTCTGAAATGACCTCTCTCTATTCACAGGTGATTCTTCCGTCAAGAAGTATTAATCCTTTAAATTCTATAAATCCCAACGATATTGAGAAGATAGAAATATTAAAAGATGCAGATGCTACAGCGATCTATGGTTCTAGAGGAGCCAATGGAGTAGTGCTCGTGACAACAAAAAAAGGAAGGTCTGGAAAACTGGGAGTGACATTTAATTCTTCCTACGGAATAAGTCAGATGATGTCAAATCTGAAAATGATGAATACCGAGCAATATCTCGGAATGAGACGTCAGGCTTTTACGAACAATAATATTACGGTAATTCCTGCCACTGCGTATGATCTGAACGGACAGTGGGAAACCAACAGAATGACAGACTGGGAAAAAGTATTGATAGGCAACACTGCTACCAACAATATCAGCCAGCTTTCACTTACAGGGGGAAGTGAAACGACCAGTTTTCTTGTTAGTATCAATCATAACCGTCAGACAACCGTATTTGGAGAAGATTTCAGATATAAGACAACAGGTTTGCTCTTGCAGTTTTCTCATCGATCTGCAGACAAAAAATTCCAGTTAAATGCCTCAAATAATTTTTCAATCCAGAAAAATAATGTACCAAGGTCGGATAATACTAGGCAATCCTATTTAATGGCGCCTAATGCCCCGGCTCTGTATAATGCAGACGGTAGCATTAATTGGCAAAATAATACCTGGGCAAATCCCCTGGCTGCATATAATTCCACTTATACAAACGAAAACAGACAGTTCCTGACAAGTATAAATGTTCAATATGAGCTTATTCCTGATCTTTATGTGAAACTGAACGGAGGTCTTAATTACCAGACTTTTGATGAATTGTCACTCCAGCCCAACACAATGTATAATCCTGCGTTCGCCAACGGGCAGACTTCTGCGACATCAATTGCTTATCAAAACAGTCAGGATAGAACTTCGATCATTATAGAACCACAACTCAGTTATTTATGGCAAAGGAACGATCATAAAATTGATGCGTTGGTTGGAGGAACTTTTCAGAGTGATACATCCGAACAGGGCTCAATGGTAGGGATAGGTTTTGAAAGCAACCTTTTTCTCTCCAATATAGGAGCCGCAAAAACTAAAACAGTTTCTGATCAGCTTACCAAAGAGTACAGATATGCAGCTGTTTTTGGCAGATTGAACTATCAGTTTAAGAAGAAATATATTCTGAATATCACGGGTAGGAGGGATGGCTCAAGTCGTTTCGGACCAAACAATAAATTTGCGAATTTTGGTGCTGTAGGTGCTGCGTGGCTTTTCGATAAGGAAAAACTGTTTGAAAAACTGGATTGGTTAAGTTTTGGAAAACTGAGAGGAAGTTTGGGAACAGCAGGAAGTGATAACATCGGAGATTATCAGTACATAGATTCTTATGCAATATCTGCGAATCATAGCTATAACAATGTTACAGGGTTGATCCCTCCGAGACTGTACAACCCTAATTACAGCTGGGAGAAAACGACTAAGCTGGAAGCAGCACTCGAAATGGGATTCTTTAAAAACAGGTTAAATCTGACAACAGCCTGGTATAGAAACCGTTCTTCAAATCAGCTTATTGGTTATCAGCTACCGGCAACGACAGGATTTTCATCTGTTCTGGCAAATCTTAATGCTGAGGTTGAAAACAGAGGCTGGGAATTTGAATTGACTGCAAGACCGTTTTCAGGAAAATTTAAATGGGAAACAGGTATTAATATTACTTTTCCTAAAAACAGATTAATTTCATTCCCAGGGCTTGAAGGCTCTACCTATTCGAATCAATATATGATCGGTCAATCTACATCGATTGTAAAACTATATGAACTTACAGGGATTGATACCCAAACGGGAGCTTATGTTTTTACTAATTTTAACGGTGACGGCAAAATTTCTTCACCTGATGACAACAGAATTGTAGAAGATTTGAGCGTTCAGTATTTTGGAGGGTGGAATAACAGTTTTGATATGGGACAGTGGAATTTTTCATTCTTATTCCAGTTTGTAAAACAACAAGGTAGAAATTATAACAATATTATGACGATTCCCGGAAGCATGAATAACCAGCCGATAGAAGTTCTGAATGTCTGGTCTTCTTCTAATCCTCAAGGTGTCTACATGCCGTACACAACATTAAGCAGTACTTCACATAATCTATTTCAGAACTCTACAGCTTCTGTATCAGATGCCTCATTTATCAGATTAAAGAATATCCAGCTTTCATATACTATTCCGTTGAAAAGCAATATGTTCAGAAATGTTAAAATTTATGCACAGGGACAGAATTTATTGACGATGACCAATTACTTTGGACTTGATCCTGAATCTTCTGTAATTGGCTTCCTGCCTCCATTGAAAACATATTCATTTGGATTGCAGCTAACTTTGTAG
- a CDS encoding RagB/SusD family nutrient uptake outer membrane protein gives MKLNIIKTWGAAIVFTWTAVSCEKILEVETPENLIDHSKVFEDVQTSNAALAGVYAGTRDNSLLAGDRSGMLLGVYADDLDSYAISSVNSTYDLYNCTHLANNAMVGTAWTGSYQQVFYANAVLEGIEDAVKIPVAERNRIKGEALFLRSLHFFYLQQVYGDIPYPVTTNYYINQIIERTETTEVLERLAIDLQEAAGLLKDDYSNAERIFVNRKTVEALLAKVYMTQGKFAMAETVLKSIVESPLYVFETDINKVFLKSGKHILWQLKPRNAGDATREASIYYFLGVAPASYALTQDLINKFSSVDQRKTKYMASVSVGSNTWYRAEKYKVRSNNTTEYSIVFRLEEIYFLLAEALVRQNKITEALPYVDAIRLRAGVPALSTSITQAQLLDEILLESRREYFTEMGYRFMALKRFGKLNILQALKPDWKAYHQLWPIPQQELQLNPKLNPQNTGY, from the coding sequence ATGAAACTTAATATAATAAAGACATGGGGAGCAGCGATCGTTTTTACGTGGACTGCAGTTTCCTGTGAAAAGATCTTAGAGGTAGAAACGCCTGAAAATTTAATAGATCATAGTAAAGTATTTGAGGATGTCCAGACTTCAAATGCAGCTCTGGCAGGAGTTTATGCAGGAACTAGAGATAACTCTCTTTTGGCTGGTGACAGATCGGGAATGCTGTTGGGAGTATACGCAGATGACCTAGATTCTTATGCCATAAGTTCAGTAAATAGCACTTATGATCTTTACAATTGTACACATTTGGCTAATAATGCAATGGTGGGAACAGCTTGGACAGGTAGTTATCAACAAGTCTTTTACGCCAATGCAGTATTAGAGGGAATTGAAGACGCAGTTAAAATTCCAGTAGCTGAAAGAAATAGAATAAAAGGAGAAGCTCTTTTTCTGAGATCTTTACATTTCTTTTATCTACAGCAAGTATATGGAGATATTCCATATCCCGTAACAACAAACTATTATATCAATCAGATAATAGAGCGTACGGAAACTACAGAGGTTTTGGAAAGGCTCGCCATTGATTTGCAGGAAGCCGCAGGATTACTAAAGGATGACTACTCCAATGCTGAAAGGATCTTTGTTAACCGAAAAACAGTTGAAGCACTATTAGCAAAAGTATATATGACCCAAGGTAAATTTGCAATGGCAGAGACTGTACTTAAATCAATAGTGGAGAGTCCATTATATGTATTTGAAACGGATATCAATAAGGTATTTCTTAAATCGGGAAAACATATACTGTGGCAACTCAAACCCAGAAATGCAGGTGATGCCACGAGGGAAGCATCAATATATTATTTTCTTGGAGTCGCTCCGGCCAGTTATGCGCTTACTCAGGATCTCATCAACAAATTTAGTTCTGTAGATCAGCGTAAAACCAAGTATATGGCTTCAGTTTCAGTTGGATCTAACACGTGGTATAGAGCTGAAAAATACAAAGTAAGAAGTAATAATACCACAGAATATTCTATTGTATTCAGATTAGAAGAGATCTATTTTCTTCTTGCAGAAGCCCTGGTGAGACAGAATAAAATAACTGAGGCACTACCGTATGTAGATGCTATTCGTTTAAGAGCGGGAGTTCCGGCGCTTAGTACCTCAATAACACAGGCTCAGTTGTTGGATGAAATTCTTCTCGAAAGCAGAAGAGAATATTTTACCGAGATGGGATATCGTTTTATGGCATTAAAAAGGTTTGGAAAACTAAATATTCTTCAGGCATTAAAACCTGACTGGAAAGCGTATCATCAATTGTGGCCAATTCCACAGCAAGAACTACAGCTGAATCCAAAGTTGAATCCTCAAAATACAGGTTACTGA
- a CDS encoding type I restriction-modification system subunit M produces the protein MLQNNPILKALIDRLWNNFWSGGISNPLTAIEQITYLIFMKQMDDLEAKREHDAKSKGEAYTSKFDGMFKVPGSDEEISKQDLRWKTFSKSMSSEALLYHVQTKVFPFLKEFEGGSKFTKAMANAVFIMPKSSLLVEAIKIIEEIFVEIEKDAVHGGHAFQDIQGDVYEMLLGEIASAGKNGQFRTPRHIIKLMNDLVQPQLGQRIADPACGTAGFLLGAYQYILTDLVRKESPNALQPDEDGFMRATVSATLNENLKHIVEESLYGYDIDTTMVRLGLMNLMMHGIEQPNIDYKDTLSKSYNEDAQFDIVLANPPFTGNIDKGDINESLKLGTTKTELLFIERIHTMLKVGGTAAIVVPQGVLFGAGKAFLECRKIMLEKSELKAVITMPSGVFKPYAGVSTAILIFTKGSTTDTVWFYDMQNDGYTLDDKRNKSDKSDLQDIVKQYHQKTSTASTEQEREGFNFSIAIKEIIDNGYDLSFSKYKIEVYEEETFEDPKVIFEKLESIEVTILKGISELKELIQ, from the coding sequence ATGCTACAAAATAACCCAATACTAAAAGCTTTAATTGACCGTCTTTGGAATAACTTCTGGAGCGGCGGTATCAGTAACCCGCTTACCGCCATTGAACAAATTACCTATTTGATATTCATGAAACAAATGGATGATTTGGAAGCCAAACGCGAACACGATGCAAAGTCTAAAGGAGAAGCTTATACCTCAAAATTTGATGGTATGTTTAAAGTGCCAGGAAGTGACGAAGAAATTAGTAAACAAGACTTGCGTTGGAAGACATTTTCAAAAAGTATGTCAAGCGAAGCGCTTTTATATCATGTACAAACTAAAGTATTTCCTTTTCTTAAAGAGTTTGAAGGAGGATCTAAGTTTACCAAAGCTATGGCAAACGCCGTTTTTATTATGCCAAAATCCTCTTTATTGGTAGAAGCCATTAAAATTATTGAAGAGATTTTTGTTGAAATTGAAAAAGATGCAGTACATGGCGGACATGCGTTTCAGGACATTCAAGGCGATGTATATGAAATGCTGTTGGGAGAGATTGCAAGTGCGGGTAAAAATGGCCAATTCAGAACACCTCGCCACATAATTAAATTAATGAACGATTTAGTGCAACCTCAATTAGGGCAACGAATTGCCGATCCTGCTTGTGGTACAGCGGGTTTTTTGCTTGGCGCTTACCAATACATTTTAACAGATTTAGTGCGCAAAGAAAGCCCTAATGCTTTACAACCCGATGAAGATGGTTTTATGCGTGCCACAGTTTCAGCTACATTAAATGAAAATTTAAAGCATATTGTAGAAGAATCATTATATGGGTATGATATTGACACAACTATGGTGCGTTTGGGATTGATGAACCTGATGATGCATGGCATCGAACAACCCAATATTGATTATAAAGATACTTTGAGCAAATCATATAATGAAGATGCACAATTTGATATTGTTCTTGCTAACCCACCTTTTACAGGGAATATCGATAAAGGAGATATTAACGAAAGTTTAAAGCTAGGTACCACTAAAACTGAGTTACTTTTCATAGAACGCATTCACACTATGCTAAAAGTGGGTGGTACTGCTGCTATAGTTGTACCTCAAGGTGTATTATTTGGAGCTGGTAAAGCTTTTCTAGAATGCCGTAAGATAATGTTAGAAAAAAGCGAACTTAAAGCAGTTATCACCATGCCTAGCGGTGTTTTTAAACCTTATGCAGGTGTTAGTACTGCTATTTTAATCTTTACCAAAGGTAGTACAACTGATACTGTTTGGTTTTATGATATGCAAAATGATGGTTATACATTAGATGATAAGAGAAATAAATCAGATAAAAGTGATTTGCAAGATATTGTTAAACAATATCATCAAAAAACATCAACAGCAAGCACTGAACAAGAACGTGAAGGGTTTAACTTTTCTATTGCAATAAAAGAAATTATTGATAATGGCTATGATTTAAGTTTTAGCAAATATAAAATAGAAGTGTACGAAGAAGAAACTTTTGAAGATCCAAAAGTTATTTTTGAAAAGCTAGAAAGTATTGAAGTTACTATATTGAAAGGAATTAGCGAATTAAAAGAATTAATACAATGA
- a CDS encoding DUF3800 domain-containing protein translates to MKQVIAFADEFGNNSFKFSTESTHFIAAAIIVNVEDLDEFYNGVEKIRSKYFQKGEIKSSKIKDNHARRKIILNEIVKLKFNVYSVVVDKTKLYGEGFRYKKSFYKYLNGILYKELYKSFPQLELKVDEHGGNAFMLEFKEYVRQNHIRTLFEGSEFFVSESKEELGVQVADLMAGTLGYIFDDHKISSFSEDFMKIISNKIISINHFPKLYKVNEYTEVSTSESYNQVITDLSLRSIFDYLDNTSVNSSDIDHPISNQSDQVISV, encoded by the coding sequence ATGAAACAAGTTATAGCATTTGCAGATGAATTTGGAAATAATTCATTTAAATTCTCAACAGAAAGCACACACTTTATTGCAGCAGCAATAATTGTTAATGTTGAAGATCTAGATGAGTTTTACAATGGCGTTGAAAAAATAAGATCAAAATATTTTCAGAAAGGAGAAATAAAATCGTCTAAGATTAAAGATAATCATGCGAGACGAAAAATTATTCTTAACGAAATTGTTAAGTTAAAATTCAATGTTTATTCAGTTGTAGTAGACAAGACCAAACTTTATGGTGAAGGTTTTAGATATAAGAAATCCTTTTATAAATATTTAAATGGAATTCTTTACAAGGAGCTTTATAAATCATTTCCCCAACTTGAGCTTAAAGTTGACGAGCACGGAGGTAATGCATTTATGCTGGAGTTCAAAGAGTACGTGAGGCAAAATCATATACGAACTCTATTTGAAGGCTCAGAGTTTTTCGTAAGTGAAAGCAAAGAGGAACTTGGAGTACAGGTAGCAGACTTGATGGCAGGAACTTTGGGGTACATTTTTGATGACCACAAAATAAGTTCATTTTCTGAAGACTTCATGAAGATTATTTCAAATAAAATAATCAGCATCAATCATTTCCCCAAGCTCTATAAAGTCAACGAATACACTGAAGTATCAACAAGTGAGTCTTATAATCAAGTGATAACTGATCTCAGCCTAAGAAGTATTTTTGATTATTTAGATAATACATCTGTAAATTCCAGTGATATTGACCACCCAATTTCAAATCAAAGTGACCAGGTAATTTCGGTTTAA